One Maribacter cobaltidurans genomic window carries:
- a CDS encoding M1 family aminopeptidase, which yields MIKAVIKNDISGIFRQKIVYVALVLLVGIGLLAGFQFKVSLGEGVTENAPYNIGYVMGLLSLILIFIATVFAFPLLFKEKDANFGPIVFTTPVQKSNFAVSRFFSFYTLTILAFFIIIVGFIIGSQIKLAHTVDSAFHPWHYVYPFIVFGCFNALLICMLLFGVAQKFQNKLLVALCGLALYVLYMIIMLFSNAPFMAQALPQSLFAQKISALTDPFGLSAYFMESKDLTVMQRNTQVVPFSNYFALNRLLYLALSCIGIYVGCRTFSFLPKSRRKAKTQKHSGDVKLSGINVPFKAIAPIFSLKSQRQSIFSFFKIDVLYLFKSIALVTVSVLLLFYVGVEMYSDIDMGIRFPENYAGSGLLAQTINGIFYIIGGLVLVYFVNDVYWRSDASNFSIIQNTTFYSHQKLIGHFGSLTLLVCFLTVLLLAEAIIFQFLYGYLIFDWNAYLGIFVFNTLPLLLLVGYLLFINYLFKNKTLSLVVSILFFFLLATPISNYIIHHSLFRFLSGYLGTYSDFIGYGAYLPVFGLRLVFGFSIVSLLFLIHFLLYNKGKKRIGFAAILMMVCIGALSSKFYLDGYKPKDKDTLLAEMAGYEKTYRKYDAIPQPTVKNVVTQISLSPETKSYTIKGSYVMKNLHSVPLDSILISVPSDFDVESMVFQTKNETIPIKNADNELVLKHPIQPNDSAHLSFDLHYQWQAVNGHRSFNAIIADGSFMRISRYFPLFGYDEDREIKDDDIRRQYHLGKATSIKPLEAKRTHIDDFIDLEMQISVSDDQIAVGTGELKKEWRKDGKRFFLYEANDIPFRFALSSARYKVKKAIHNGVHIEVLYHPIHGQNVGELIKNTTLTLDYCSKNFGPYPFTSIVFAEVSSFTQGFNGTAYPGVIYMTENMAFHSNVKAGDNQDVINELAGHEVAHFWWGNNQISPDYREGYAMLTESLAMYTEMMIYKQRHGEEKMLERLEVQKQIYESQKGFHEPVPLLKATQQYTDIAYNKGAVVFVELSQLIGENTLNLVLKNFLKDFKYPNPKPVSTDLLTEILKVSDKKFHQRIKDLFWEE from the coding sequence ATGATAAAGGCAGTCATCAAAAACGACATATCCGGAATTTTTCGCCAGAAAATAGTTTATGTTGCGTTAGTACTCTTGGTGGGAATTGGACTTTTGGCAGGTTTTCAATTTAAGGTATCATTGGGAGAAGGTGTTACCGAAAATGCTCCATACAATATAGGCTATGTCATGGGCTTGTTAAGCCTCATTCTTATCTTTATAGCAACCGTTTTTGCATTTCCGTTACTGTTTAAAGAGAAAGATGCCAATTTTGGTCCGATAGTTTTTACCACTCCGGTGCAGAAGTCAAATTTTGCAGTTTCTCGTTTTTTCTCCTTTTATACTTTAACAATTCTGGCCTTTTTCATCATCATTGTCGGGTTTATAATCGGTTCCCAAATAAAACTGGCCCATACGGTGGATAGTGCTTTTCATCCGTGGCACTACGTTTATCCGTTTATTGTTTTTGGATGCTTCAATGCCCTACTTATTTGTATGTTACTTTTTGGGGTCGCCCAAAAATTTCAGAATAAGCTTTTGGTTGCCTTGTGTGGGTTGGCACTCTACGTGCTATATATGATCATCATGCTATTTTCAAATGCTCCTTTTATGGCTCAGGCATTGCCACAGTCTTTGTTTGCCCAGAAAATTTCGGCACTGACCGACCCCTTTGGATTATCGGCATATTTCATGGAAAGTAAAGACCTGACCGTGATGCAACGTAACACCCAAGTCGTGCCTTTTTCCAATTACTTTGCATTAAACCGGTTACTATATTTGGCTCTTTCTTGTATTGGCATTTATGTGGGTTGCCGTACTTTTTCCTTCCTGCCAAAATCAAGAAGAAAAGCCAAAACACAAAAGCATTCGGGAGATGTAAAACTTTCGGGAATCAATGTACCTTTCAAAGCTATCGCCCCTATTTTCAGTTTAAAATCACAAAGACAATCCATCTTTTCTTTTTTCAAAATAGATGTTTTGTATCTGTTTAAGAGTATCGCATTAGTTACTGTTTCGGTGCTGCTGCTTTTTTATGTTGGTGTTGAAATGTATTCCGATATTGATATGGGTATTCGTTTTCCTGAAAACTACGCCGGCTCAGGGCTTCTGGCACAAACCATCAATGGTATCTTTTATATAATTGGAGGATTAGTATTGGTATATTTTGTCAATGATGTGTATTGGCGTAGCGACGCTTCTAACTTTTCTATCATTCAAAACACTACCTTTTATAGCCATCAAAAATTAATAGGTCATTTTGGCAGTTTAACGTTGTTGGTCTGTTTCCTGACTGTTTTGCTTTTGGCTGAAGCTATTATTTTTCAATTCCTCTACGGCTATCTGATTTTTGACTGGAATGCCTATTTGGGCATCTTTGTATTCAATACACTGCCCCTGCTATTGCTGGTGGGCTATTTACTTTTCATCAATTATCTTTTCAAGAACAAAACCCTATCATTGGTTGTTTCCATTTTATTCTTTTTCCTGTTGGCTACGCCAATATCAAACTATATAATACACCATTCGCTATTCCGGTTTTTATCCGGTTACCTCGGCACCTATAGTGATTTTATTGGCTATGGAGCATATTTGCCTGTTTTCGGGCTGCGTCTGGTTTTTGGTTTTTCAATAGTAAGCCTATTGTTTCTAATACATTTCCTCCTATACAATAAAGGGAAAAAGAGGATTGGATTCGCCGCTATTTTAATGATGGTTTGTATTGGAGCGTTAAGTTCTAAATTCTATTTGGACGGCTATAAACCGAAGGATAAAGACACGCTTTTGGCCGAAATGGCAGGCTATGAAAAAACCTATAGAAAATACGACGCCATACCGCAACCAACCGTTAAAAACGTAGTCACTCAAATTAGTCTGTCGCCTGAAACGAAGTCTTATACCATCAAGGGCAGTTACGTGATGAAAAATCTTCATTCCGTACCGTTGGACTCGATATTGATTTCTGTTCCCTCGGATTTTGATGTTGAATCGATGGTTTTTCAGACTAAAAATGAAACGATTCCAATAAAAAATGCCGATAACGAACTCGTGCTGAAACATCCGATACAACCGAATGATTCTGCTCATCTTTCGTTTGATTTGCATTACCAATGGCAGGCGGTCAATGGGCATCGATCGTTCAATGCTATTATTGCGGATGGTTCGTTTATGCGAATTAGCCGCTATTTTCCTCTCTTCGGATATGATGAAGACCGCGAAATTAAAGATGACGATATTCGAAGGCAATACCATTTGGGCAAGGCAACAAGCATAAAGCCCTTGGAAGCAAAAAGAACCCATATTGATGATTTTATCGATTTGGAAATGCAAATTTCGGTTTCTGACGATCAAATAGCTGTAGGAACGGGAGAACTCAAAAAAGAATGGCGAAAAGACGGGAAACGTTTCTTTCTTTATGAAGCTAACGATATACCGTTTCGCTTTGCCCTATCATCGGCTAGATATAAAGTGAAAAAAGCCATACATAACGGTGTTCATATCGAGGTACTTTACCACCCGATACACGGGCAAAATGTGGGTGAATTGATAAAGAATACAACACTTACCTTGGATTATTGCAGCAAGAATTTTGGCCCTTATCCCTTTACCTCGATTGTATTTGCAGAGGTGTCTTCTTTTACGCAAGGATTTAACGGAACGGCTTATCCGGGAGTGATTTATATGACAGAGAATATGGCGTTTCATTCCAATGTAAAAGCAGGTGATAATCAAGACGTGATTAATGAATTGGCCGGACACGAAGTTGCTCATTTTTGGTGGGGAAACAATCAAATCTCTCCTGACTATCGTGAGGGCTATGCGATGCTAACCGAAAGCTTGGCGATGTACACCGAAATGATGATTTACAAACAACGGCACGGCGAAGAAAAAATGTTGGAACGCCTGGAAGTTCAAAAACAAATTTACGAGTCGCAAAAAGGTTTTCACGAACCTGTTCCGTTATTAAAAGCAACGCAACAATATACCGATATTGCCTATAACAAAGGGGCGGTTGTTTTTGTAGAATTGAGCCAACTTATTGGAGAAAACACCTTGAACCTTGTGTTAAAAAACTTTTTAAAGGACTTTAAATATCCAAATCCCAAACCTGTTTCAACGGATTTATTGACGGAAATCCTAAAAGTTTCAGATAAGAAATTCCATCAACGGATTAAGGATTTGTTTTGGGAGGAATAA
- a CDS encoding helix-turn-helix domain-containing protein — MPIIINIDVMLAKRKMKSKDLANEIGITQANLSILKTGRAKGVRFETLEAICKVLECKPGDIIDYVE, encoded by the coding sequence ATGCCAATCATTATCAACATAGACGTTATGCTAGCCAAGCGCAAGATGAAAAGCAAAGATTTGGCAAACGAAATTGGCATTACTCAAGCCAACCTATCGATTTTAAAAACAGGCAGGGCCAAAGGGGTTCGATTTGAAACCTTAGAGGCCATTTGCAAAGTCCTCGAATGTAAACCCGGTGATATCATAGACTATGTAGAATAG
- a CDS encoding single-stranded DNA-binding protein — protein sequence MSTIKNHVQLIGNVGQEPTVTNLENGRKVARFSLATNEYYKDGKGEKQTDTNWHTVVAWGKVADIIEKYAEKGKEIGIVGKLKTRTYTMDDGNQRYVTEVVADEILLMGSK from the coding sequence ATGAGTACTATTAAAAATCATGTACAGTTGATCGGGAACGTTGGGCAGGAACCGACCGTTACGAACCTTGAAAACGGCAGGAAAGTAGCACGCTTTTCCTTGGCGACCAATGAGTATTACAAGGACGGCAAGGGCGAAAAGCAAACGGACACCAATTGGCATACCGTTGTCGCTTGGGGCAAGGTTGCCGACATCATCGAAAAATATGCCGAAAAAGGCAAGGAAATCGGCATCGTGGGCAAATTAAAGACCCGAACCTACACTATGGACGATGGCAACCAACGCTATGTTACCGAAGTGGTAGCCGATGAAATCCTGTTAATGGGCAGTAAGTAA
- a CDS encoding DUF2975 domain-containing protein, with amino-acid sequence MKRTKLISKTLYILCLAMSFIYGATTLYALVCKLTNINIHYTGKQEIIAYPFTDTPFLILNPTWSYWLFSFLIPILFYALFFFFLANVFKVFLQQRIFIGENIVHLKRFYIHNLFVPVILVFIASFFEEIETPVFIIVALHFFLGVFVFILSDIFRQGLNLQNEQDLYI; translated from the coding sequence ATGAAAAGAACAAAACTGATTTCCAAAACATTGTATATCCTTTGTTTGGCAATGTCATTCATCTATGGCGCAACAACCTTATACGCATTGGTATGTAAATTAACAAACATAAATATTCACTATACAGGAAAGCAAGAGATTATAGCGTATCCCTTTACAGATACACCGTTTCTAATTTTAAATCCAACATGGAGCTATTGGCTGTTTTCATTTCTAATCCCTATCCTTTTCTATGCATTGTTCTTTTTCTTCTTAGCAAATGTGTTCAAGGTGTTTTTACAACAAAGAATTTTTATCGGCGAGAACATTGTACATCTAAAGCGCTTTTATATCCATAACTTATTTGTGCCAGTCATTTTGGTTTTTATCGCTTCTTTCTTTGAGGAAATAGAAACTCCCGTTTTTATCATTGTCGCGTTGCATTTTTTTCTTGGCGTGTTTGTTTTTATTCTGTCTGATATATTCAGACAAGGGCTCAATCTTCAGAACGAACAAGATTTATATATATAG
- a CDS encoding DUF932 domain-containing protein, translating into MYLNNLQQDEIFVPSEMKTLESITGIQSRRGLENVIVSNGKVVNVVSNSYGHIPNELFFRKAEQLLMDANLKYHKRTINRNDRSFITDFIIEDDNQFSLKNGQDKILPMLRFKNSYDGSEKTSGHFGFYREVCTNGLHVAQAEIAFSIKHSKNNTDLIMPKLNLLFEKFLNNEYYEIASKFKEMEEIELINTKAFVKDILEKTKLFRYECSDKNDDPSKKSREVIELINDEPFPSYSKPNLWVGYNAFNWMLHNTLKKSFSQQEKLDKMLFDEIYAMV; encoded by the coding sequence ATGTATCTAAATAATTTACAACAGGACGAGATTTTCGTCCCATCGGAAATGAAAACCCTTGAAAGTATTACAGGAATCCAGTCCCGCAGGGGGCTTGAAAATGTCATTGTATCCAATGGCAAAGTGGTCAACGTAGTATCGAACAGCTATGGCCACATTCCCAATGAACTTTTCTTCAGAAAAGCTGAACAGTTATTAATGGATGCCAATTTAAAGTATCACAAACGCACCATTAACAGGAATGATAGGTCTTTCATTACCGATTTTATAATCGAAGACGATAATCAATTCTCGCTAAAGAACGGACAGGACAAGATACTTCCAATGCTACGTTTCAAAAATTCCTATGATGGAAGCGAAAAAACGTCTGGGCATTTTGGATTTTACAGGGAAGTATGCACCAATGGATTGCACGTTGCCCAAGCCGAAATAGCATTTTCTATAAAGCACAGTAAGAACAATACTGATTTGATAATGCCAAAGTTGAACTTGCTCTTTGAAAAGTTTCTCAACAATGAGTACTACGAAATCGCAAGTAAATTTAAAGAAATGGAAGAAATCGAACTTATCAACACCAAAGCATTCGTAAAGGACATATTGGAAAAAACAAAATTGTTCCGTTATGAATGTAGCGACAAGAACGATGACCCATCAAAGAAATCCCGTGAGGTCATAGAACTTATCAACGATGAACCTTTTCCGTCTTATTCCAAACCTAATTTATGGGTAGGTTATAACGCCTTTAATTGGATGTTGCACAATACCTTGAAAAAAAGCTTTTCGCAACAGGAAAAATTGGACAAGATGTTGTTCGATGAAATATATGCAATGGTTTAA
- a CDS encoding ABC transporter ATP-binding protein — protein MNTLKINNVSLVYSNGYQALNGLNLEITNGIFGLLGPNGAGKSSLMKTIVGLQKPSGGTITFNDVDIVENPLEIQKHLGFLPQYFDVYPKVSAYHLLEHLAKLKGINQPKELKVQILNLLEKVNLLEARHKEVHTFSGGMKQRFGVAQALLGSPKIVIVDEPTAGLDPEERNRFNTLLSGLSEDMIIILSTHLVEDVRNLCSTMAIMKQGSLRIQGKPKDFINQLQGKLWSKAVEKDDIPTLESTHKVINKQLVERVMHLTVLADKCPDGFSAVTPTLEHVYFTHLS, from the coding sequence ATGAATACATTGAAAATAAATAATGTATCCCTTGTCTATAGCAATGGATACCAAGCTCTTAATGGTCTAAATTTAGAGATTACAAACGGAATTTTCGGATTGCTGGGGCCTAACGGTGCAGGTAAATCATCGTTGATGAAAACTATTGTAGGATTGCAAAAACCCTCTGGAGGAACAATAACATTTAACGATGTGGATATTGTTGAAAACCCATTGGAGATTCAAAAGCACTTGGGGTTTTTACCGCAGTACTTTGACGTATATCCAAAAGTCTCAGCCTATCACTTGTTGGAACATTTGGCAAAATTGAAAGGAATCAATCAACCAAAAGAACTGAAAGTACAAATTCTAAACCTGCTGGAAAAGGTAAACCTTTTGGAAGCCAGACACAAAGAAGTGCATACCTTTTCAGGAGGGATGAAACAACGCTTTGGGGTCGCACAAGCTCTCTTGGGAAGCCCTAAAATTGTGATTGTAGATGAACCAACCGCAGGTTTGGATCCTGAAGAGAGAAACCGTTTCAATACCCTATTAAGCGGCCTTAGTGAGGATATGATTATCATACTATCAACACATTTGGTGGAAGATGTACGGAATTTATGCTCCACTATGGCCATTATGAAACAAGGTAGTCTTAGAATCCAAGGAAAACCAAAGGACTTTATCAATCAACTGCAAGGGAAACTGTGGAGTAAGGCAGTAGAAAAAGATGACATTCCAACCCTTGAATCGACCCATAAAGTCATCAATAAACAGTTGGTGGAACGTGTAATGCACCTGACTGTTCTTGCGGATAAATGCCCCGATGGTTTTAGTGCCGTAACTCCTACTTTAGAACATGTTTATTTCACTCATTTATCATGA